A single genomic interval of Porphyromonas sp. oral taxon 275 harbors:
- a CDS encoding 4-alpha-glucanotransferase — translation MTLSLTLDYYTRWGESLALQLETAQGQSLHPLHTTDGRLWQLVLELASTSLRYHFVLLGSEGEVLRREAEDHLLELEGKEGSKLCLRSCWRDRPSERMRYSRAIRVLASEPAPSPLVSAEADRPLVTFVVEAPALAPTTELCLAGSAAALGGWQPEAALPLQYLGKGRWGLSLDPSLITSEAGAPSAYKYLLRSALDAPLWEEGPDRQLPLADLTAAKPLYLEDGLLRIPLEAPRLAGCVVPLFSLRSPSDWGVGDMQALHEAIDAVAELDMHALQLLPMNDTTFYRDARDSYPYNAISVDALHPIYLSIERLPRLADSALESELREEATRLRALPALDYPAVLQLKERYLRALFAERAAADLTSPSYQDFARRSARWLEAYSYYSLLRDRHPGLPPSAWTGYERYDAERLHSALSTEQAELDYYKWLQYLLDEQLRTVRQHAEERGVFLKGDLPIGVAPHGLDVWLAPEYFHLEESAGAPPDDFAADGQNWGFPTYDWERMQRDGYRWWQQRLEGLEQYFHAFRIDHVLGFFRIWEIPRSQRSGLLGHFHPALPYSLEEWRGLLPTPYPIELLTAPLLHRSDLEKALGGERLQHFLSSGKLLPTSLSEYYTLSSGEQQAFDEEGLELLLPLCTETALIADPYRPGHYHPRISWERSRLWQHWSPELQAAWASLSHEYYYQRHNALFQHTALERLSGLIRHTDMLLCAEDLGMIPATVPAVLQELQIASLELERMPKVLTASGWISPAHFPCHSVATTSTHDMPPLRAWWHSLGADRQTAYLQEELGLSPLELAELDEAGIYRAIVEAHLASPAQLALLPLADWTATDERLWLQRPEEEQINHPEDPHQYWRYRFPIALSELVSQQPDWCSYIRHIIHSASRIPTL, via the coding sequence ATGACGCTTAGCCTTACCCTAGACTACTACACCCGCTGGGGCGAATCCCTAGCCCTACAGCTCGAGACCGCACAAGGCCAGTCACTCCACCCGCTACACACTACGGACGGGCGCCTCTGGCAGCTGGTGCTCGAGCTCGCGAGCACCAGCCTGCGCTATCACTTCGTACTGCTCGGCTCCGAGGGTGAGGTCCTGCGCCGTGAGGCCGAGGACCATCTGCTGGAGCTCGAGGGGAAAGAGGGCAGCAAGCTCTGCCTACGCAGCTGCTGGCGTGACCGCCCCAGCGAGCGAATGCGCTACAGCCGTGCCATCCGCGTGCTGGCCTCCGAGCCCGCCCCTAGCCCCTTAGTCTCAGCCGAGGCCGACCGTCCGCTTGTGACCTTCGTCGTCGAGGCTCCTGCCCTCGCCCCCACGACCGAGCTCTGCCTCGCAGGTAGTGCCGCAGCTCTCGGAGGCTGGCAGCCCGAGGCTGCCCTCCCCCTCCAGTACCTCGGCAAGGGACGTTGGGGCCTTAGCCTTGACCCGAGCCTCATCACCTCCGAGGCGGGCGCGCCCTCTGCCTACAAGTACCTTCTGCGCTCCGCGCTCGACGCTCCGCTCTGGGAGGAGGGCCCCGACCGACAGCTCCCGCTCGCCGACCTCACCGCAGCCAAGCCCCTCTACCTCGAGGACGGGCTGCTACGCATCCCCCTCGAGGCCCCTCGGCTGGCGGGCTGCGTCGTCCCCCTCTTCTCGCTCCGCAGCCCCAGTGACTGGGGCGTGGGCGATATGCAGGCGCTGCACGAAGCGATAGATGCGGTGGCCGAGCTGGATATGCACGCGCTGCAGCTGCTGCCGATGAATGACACCACCTTCTACCGCGACGCACGCGACTCCTACCCCTACAATGCTATCTCCGTCGACGCGCTGCACCCCATCTACCTCAGCATCGAGCGCCTTCCCCGCCTAGCGGATAGCGCCCTAGAGTCAGAGCTCCGTGAAGAGGCCACCCGCCTACGTGCCCTCCCCGCGCTGGACTACCCCGCCGTGCTGCAGCTCAAGGAGCGCTACCTCCGAGCCCTCTTCGCCGAGCGTGCAGCGGCCGACCTTACCAGCCCTAGCTATCAGGACTTCGCTCGGCGCAGCGCCCGTTGGCTGGAGGCCTACAGCTACTACAGCCTCTTGCGCGACCGACACCCGGGGCTGCCGCCCAGCGCCTGGACGGGCTATGAGCGCTACGATGCCGAGCGGCTACACTCTGCCCTCAGCACCGAGCAAGCGGAGCTCGATTACTACAAGTGGCTGCAGTACCTGCTGGACGAGCAGCTCCGTACCGTGCGGCAGCATGCCGAGGAGCGCGGCGTCTTCCTCAAGGGAGACCTCCCCATAGGCGTCGCTCCCCACGGGCTGGACGTATGGCTAGCGCCCGAATACTTCCACCTCGAGGAGTCGGCAGGCGCTCCGCCCGACGACTTCGCCGCCGACGGGCAGAACTGGGGCTTCCCCACCTACGACTGGGAGCGTATGCAGCGCGACGGCTACCGCTGGTGGCAGCAGCGCCTCGAGGGGCTGGAGCAGTATTTCCACGCCTTCCGCATCGACCACGTACTGGGCTTCTTCCGCATCTGGGAGATCCCGCGCTCGCAGCGCTCGGGCTTGCTCGGGCACTTCCACCCTGCTCTGCCCTACAGCCTCGAGGAGTGGCGTGGGCTCCTGCCGACGCCCTATCCCATCGAGCTGCTCACAGCGCCGCTTCTACATCGCAGCGACCTTGAGAAGGCGCTCGGAGGAGAGCGGCTGCAGCACTTCCTCTCCTCGGGGAAGCTCCTACCCACAAGCCTCAGCGAATACTACACCCTCTCCAGCGGTGAGCAGCAGGCCTTTGACGAGGAAGGGCTGGAGCTACTTCTACCGCTCTGCACCGAGACGGCGCTCATCGCCGACCCCTACCGTCCAGGGCACTACCACCCACGTATCAGCTGGGAGCGCAGCCGCCTCTGGCAGCACTGGAGCCCCGAGCTGCAGGCTGCCTGGGCTAGCCTCAGCCACGAGTACTACTATCAGAGGCACAACGCGCTCTTCCAGCACACGGCCCTGGAGCGCCTCTCGGGGCTCATCCGACATACCGACATGCTGCTCTGCGCCGAGGACCTCGGGATGATCCCCGCCACGGTGCCCGCCGTCCTCCAGGAGCTGCAGATCGCCTCCCTCGAACTGGAGCGCATGCCCAAGGTCCTTACCGCCTCGGGCTGGATATCCCCCGCGCACTTCCCCTGCCACTCGGTCGCAACGACCTCCACCCACGACATGCCGCCCCTGCGCGCCTGGTGGCATAGCCTCGGCGCAGACCGCCAGACAGCCTATCTCCAGGAGGAGCTCGGGCTCAGTCCCCTAGAGCTAGCCGAGCTCGATGAGGCAGGCATCTACCGCGCCATCGTCGAGGCACACCTCGCCTCCCCCGCCCAGCTCGCCCTCCTGCCGCTAGCCGACTGGACGGCCACCGACGAGCGTCTCTGGCTCCAGCGCCCCGAGGAGGAGCAGATCAATCACCCCGAGGACCCTCACCAGTACTGGCGCTACCGCTTCCCCATCGCCCTCAGCGAGCTGGTCTCCCAGCAGCCTGACTGGTGCAGCTACATCCGTCACATCATCCACTCAGCATCACGTATCCCCACGCTATGA
- a CDS encoding PhoH family protein, with protein sequence MMERIYALAEADIDTFVGTNRANLITLSNLFPKTKLRLHQNVLKILGEDQAVEELMHVLSALEQLCSEYNQLTEAQIIETVRRLRSGQEGGGQPSASDVIIYGIHGKAIQARGRAQQRLVSDFGSCDLCFATGAAGSGKTFIAICLAVKALKAKQVRRIILSRPAVEAGEKLGFLPGEMKDKLDPYLQPLYDALGELIPAPKLKDLMDTGVIQIAPLAFMRGRTLSDAVVILDEAQNTTPQQMKMFLTRLGMNSKMVITGDFTQVDLPRGVPSGLRDALDKLEGIRGIGFVHFGKQDIVRHPLVSAIVERYDEREREAEQF encoded by the coding sequence ATGATGGAGCGCATATACGCCTTAGCCGAGGCCGACATCGACACCTTCGTTGGCACGAATAGGGCGAACCTCATCACCCTCTCCAACCTCTTCCCTAAGACGAAGCTACGCCTGCACCAGAACGTGCTGAAGATCCTCGGCGAAGACCAGGCCGTCGAGGAGCTCATGCATGTGCTCAGCGCCCTAGAGCAGCTCTGCAGCGAGTACAACCAGCTCACCGAGGCACAGATCATCGAGACCGTACGCCGCCTACGTAGTGGGCAGGAGGGCGGCGGGCAGCCCAGCGCCAGCGACGTCATCATCTACGGCATCCATGGCAAGGCCATACAGGCCCGCGGCAGGGCGCAGCAGCGCCTCGTCTCGGACTTCGGCAGCTGTGACCTCTGCTTCGCCACAGGGGCGGCAGGCTCGGGGAAGACCTTCATCGCCATCTGCCTGGCAGTAAAGGCACTCAAGGCTAAGCAGGTGCGCCGCATTATCCTCTCGCGCCCTGCCGTAGAGGCTGGGGAGAAGCTCGGCTTCCTCCCTGGGGAAATGAAGGATAAGCTCGATCCCTACCTCCAGCCGCTCTACGACGCCCTCGGCGAACTGATCCCAGCGCCCAAGCTCAAGGATCTGATGGATACGGGCGTCATACAGATCGCGCCCCTTGCCTTCATGCGCGGACGTACCCTCAGCGACGCCGTCGTCATCCTCGACGAGGCGCAGAACACCACCCCGCAGCAGATGAAGATGTTCCTCACCCGCCTCGGGATGAACTCCAAGATGGTCATCACGGGCGACTTCACCCAGGTTGACCTCCCGCGCGGCGTCCCCTCGGGACTTCGCGACGCCCTAGACAAGCTCGAGGGCATACGCGGCATCGGCTTCGTCCACTTCGGCAAGCAGGACATCGTGCGCCATCCCCTCGTCTCGGCCATCGTAGAGCGCTACGACGAGCGCGAGCGCGAGGCCGAGCAGTTCTAG
- a CDS encoding phosphoribosylaminoimidazolesuccinocarboxamide synthase, with protein sequence MAQTLVRTDFHFPGQDKVYHGKVRDVYFLDGERIAMIATDRISAFDVVLPKGIPYKGQVLNQIATYFLKATKDIVPNWLLSTPDPMVSLGHRCEPFRVEMVIRGYLTGSAWRAYKAGERTLCGIQLPEGMRENEAFPEPIITPTTKEDEGHDENISREEIIRTGLVSEEDYKQLEAYTYALFRRGQEMARERGLILVDTKYEFGKKDGKIYLIDEIHTPDSSRYFYAEGYEERFARGEEQKQLSKEFVRQWLIAQGFQGREGEVIPEMTPEYCQSVSERYIELYELVTGRPFVKEDTTQLAARIERNVLAALK encoded by the coding sequence ATGGCACAGACACTCGTACGTACAGACTTCCACTTCCCAGGCCAGGACAAGGTCTACCACGGCAAGGTGCGTGACGTGTACTTCCTCGACGGGGAGCGCATCGCCATGATTGCCACCGACCGCATCTCCGCCTTCGACGTCGTCCTCCCCAAGGGCATCCCCTACAAGGGGCAGGTGCTCAATCAGATCGCGACCTACTTCCTCAAGGCTACCAAGGACATCGTCCCCAACTGGCTCCTCTCTACGCCCGACCCCATGGTCTCGCTCGGGCACCGCTGCGAGCCCTTCCGCGTCGAGATGGTGATCCGTGGCTACCTCACGGGATCAGCCTGGCGCGCCTACAAGGCAGGCGAGCGCACGCTCTGTGGCATCCAGCTGCCCGAGGGTATGCGTGAGAACGAAGCCTTCCCCGAGCCCATCATCACCCCCACGACCAAGGAGGACGAGGGCCACGACGAGAATATCTCCCGCGAGGAGATCATCCGTACGGGGCTCGTCAGCGAGGAGGACTACAAGCAGCTCGAGGCCTACACCTACGCGCTCTTCCGCCGCGGGCAAGAGATGGCACGCGAGCGTGGCCTGATCCTCGTAGATACGAAGTATGAGTTCGGCAAGAAGGACGGCAAGATCTACCTCATCGACGAGATCCACACGCCCGACTCCTCGCGCTACTTCTACGCTGAGGGCTACGAAGAGCGCTTCGCCCGCGGCGAGGAGCAGAAGCAGCTCTCCAAGGAGTTCGTCCGTCAGTGGCTCATCGCCCAGGGCTTCCAGGGGCGTGAGGGCGAAGTCATCCCCGAGATGACGCCCGAGTACTGTCAGAGCGTGAGCGAGCGCTACATCGAGCTCTACGAACTGGTCACGGGCCGTCCCTTCGTCAAGGAGGATACGACGCAGCTGGCCGCACGCATCGAGCGCAACGTGCTAGCAGCGCTCAAGTAA
- a CDS encoding VOC family protein, which produces MRQRLTLITLGVRDFARALAFYEGLGWKKSAASQEHYALFPLGGIVLGLYPLHALEADTTLRHQASDFAGLTISYNATSPEEVDTVLKKAERLGASIVKPAQKVFWGGYSGYFKDLDGYLFEVAYNPFWQLDSEGKLLL; this is translated from the coding sequence ATGCGCCAAAGACTCACCCTCATCACCCTAGGCGTACGCGACTTCGCCCGAGCCCTAGCCTTCTACGAAGGCCTCGGCTGGAAGAAGTCCGCAGCCAGCCAGGAGCACTACGCCCTCTTCCCCCTCGGAGGCATTGTCCTCGGGCTCTATCCGCTCCACGCACTGGAGGCCGACACGACGCTCCGCCATCAGGCGAGCGACTTCGCCGGCCTTACGATCAGCTACAATGCGACCTCTCCCGAGGAGGTCGATACCGTCCTGAAGAAGGCCGAGCGCCTCGGGGCAAGCATCGTCAAGCCCGCCCAAAAGGTCTTCTGGGGCGGCTACAGCGGCTACTTCAAGGACCTCGACGGCTACCTCTTCGAGGTCGCCTACAATCCCTTCTGGCAGCTCGACAGCGAGGGTAAGCTCCTCCTCTAG
- a CDS encoding DNA-binding protein — protein MSKKNKPIGYTLGERKVGVGPNKGKVVIQATPSGRHRVSFERFCEMVARDTTLNYMEVQSVLNLAADMAREVVANGDIVDFGRLGTLSPSFKSKVVPTGTEFNANVHITEPRVNLRPNSTYFRLRPDEVSYERMLAKPTAKDKAKKPKGEGGASASPGDSPSSPGASGGGSNSGL, from the coding sequence ATGAGCAAGAAAAACAAACCCATCGGCTACACCCTTGGCGAACGTAAGGTGGGCGTCGGCCCCAACAAAGGCAAGGTGGTCATCCAAGCCACGCCGTCGGGACGTCATCGCGTGAGCTTCGAGCGCTTCTGCGAGATGGTAGCCCGAGACACGACCCTCAACTACATGGAAGTGCAGAGCGTGCTCAATCTCGCTGCAGATATGGCGCGCGAGGTGGTGGCCAACGGTGACATCGTGGACTTCGGGCGTCTCGGGACGCTTTCGCCTTCGTTCAAGAGCAAGGTCGTGCCGACAGGAACCGAGTTTAACGCCAATGTGCACATCACCGAGCCGCGCGTGAACCTCCGTCCCAATTCTACCTACTTCCGTCTGCGCCCCGACGAAGTCAGCTACGAGCGTATGCTGGCCAAGCCCACAGCGAAGGATAAGGCCAAGAAGCCGAAGGGCGAAGGCGGTGCTTCGGCTAGCCCTGGCGATAGCCCTTCTAGCCCCGGTGCGAGCGGCGGAGGCAGCAACTCTGGCCTCTAA
- a CDS encoding SMI1/KNR4 family protein, with protein MNFTLRKYAPTIIGGENAILHNFTFTNGRKFPPSYVSFVRQYGYGLSCGLFIIYTPMGDYPDSLFVRSKEIISTYQDVLDNKDELWFDVSPDLEYSKLKELIPFGVSENGDYLFWDIMSQEDEMDIYITDFRATGFLRVASDLYDFFDKVTSPDRYKEVLPFAQGMLPNTFQPFDIDSASISVHLGRNPELEP; from the coding sequence ATGAATTTTACCTTAAGAAAGTATGCTCCCACTATTATAGGTGGAGAGAACGCTATCCTCCATAATTTCACTTTTACCAATGGAAGAAAGTTTCCCCCCTCTTACGTCTCTTTTGTTAGGCAGTATGGTTATGGCCTATCTTGTGGTCTTTTCATAATCTATACCCCGATGGGAGATTATCCCGATTCGTTGTTTGTTAGGAGCAAGGAGATAATTTCAACATATCAAGATGTATTAGATAATAAGGATGAATTATGGTTCGATGTATCCCCTGATTTAGAATACTCCAAATTGAAAGAACTCATTCCCTTTGGAGTCAGTGAAAATGGCGATTATCTATTCTGGGATATTATGAGTCAAGAGGATGAGATGGATATTTACATTACTGACTTTAGAGCTACTGGATTCTTAAGAGTGGCTAGCGACTTGTATGATTTCTTTGACAAAGTAACAAGCCCAGATAGATATAAAGAGGTTTTGCCTTTTGCCCAGGGAATGTTACCCAATACCTTCCAACCATTCGATATAGACTCTGCTTCTATAAGTGTACACCTTGGAAGGAATCCAGAGCTAGAACCCTGA
- a CDS encoding Imm26 family immunity protein yields MKFFQKRVGSIFIVPLFLPSECTDNIKSYASVDFPPTERYAFGRLIEVDESGGDLVEIFNYIGAIPSSPMGIVNSGLMCKPLHVSLGFKKKRWRFIFEDPNYDKIRDSNYQEITFLMGTPEMPTLGVGGECKRTTVYDCESYREWLVFTPTEVEGLIKASIQGMHY; encoded by the coding sequence ATGAAGTTTTTTCAGAAACGAGTAGGGAGTATATTCATTGTACCACTGTTCTTGCCTAGTGAATGTACTGATAACATCAAAAGCTATGCTTCTGTTGACTTTCCCCCAACAGAACGCTATGCTTTCGGTCGGTTGATAGAAGTTGACGAATCTGGTGGAGATTTGGTGGAAATTTTCAACTATATAGGAGCAATACCGAGTTCTCCGATGGGGATAGTAAATTCTGGGCTTATGTGTAAGCCTTTACATGTAAGTTTGGGGTTCAAAAAGAAAAGGTGGAGATTTATATTTGAAGACCCAAACTATGACAAGATAAGGGATTCTAATTATCAAGAAATTACATTCCTTATGGGAACCCCAGAGATGCCTACTCTTGGGGTTGGGGGAGAGTGCAAAAGAACAACTGTCTATGATTGTGAGAGCTACAGAGAATGGTTAGTATTTACTCCAACCGAAGTGGAAGGATTAATTAAGGCGTCAATTCAGGGAATGCACTACTGA
- a CDS encoding imm11 family protein: protein MNGYILNTTQNTHGWVVYENDISTDYQNFFKADFITSPPTLFYRVSKKAYREKVEKAILLESSGPELVSRRLKETLEAISRSIQFFDVELFCEGEKIEGFYAANLLYKINCVDIECSEFRLTNFNPQEPEYMFYYMRLKDNLFKGLDIDIVRCREMHRCIVVNEKIKKALFDAGLKGLQFSDSIDITPQGRSISERI, encoded by the coding sequence ATGAACGGATACATTTTGAATACGACCCAAAATACGCATGGCTGGGTAGTTTATGAGAATGATATATCAACAGACTATCAGAATTTTTTCAAGGCAGATTTTATTACCTCTCCCCCCACTCTTTTTTATCGCGTTTCAAAAAAAGCATATCGGGAAAAGGTTGAAAAAGCCATACTCTTAGAGTCATCAGGGCCAGAACTAGTAAGTCGACGCTTGAAAGAGACCTTAGAAGCAATATCAAGAAGTATTCAATTTTTTGATGTTGAGCTATTTTGTGAAGGTGAAAAAATAGAAGGGTTCTATGCAGCGAATTTACTTTATAAGATAAATTGCGTTGATATAGAGTGCAGCGAGTTTCGCCTAACAAATTTCAACCCACAAGAGCCTGAATATATGTTTTACTACATGAGGCTAAAAGACAATCTTTTTAAGGGGCTCGATATAGATATCGTGCGTTGTCGAGAAATGCATCGTTGCATCGTTGTGAATGAGAAAATTAAGAAAGCGTTATTTGACGCAGGCTTAAAGGGGTTGCAGTTTAGCGATAGTATAGACATAACTCCTCAAGGAAGGTCTATTTCGGAAAGAATATAA
- a CDS encoding NTF2 fold immunity protein: protein MELENNASSTVFHFISEMNEWERFCNLVAQDKSLSYDEQYTLQKERLLHIFNLYCKKSKRKSGRPNTISYGFEGTYEYDPHEEVIVTVEGSKPREGKFLVYTLRERPLNERFLYTVSFSEGHWLIESKKRYVESKDIWSPVSL, encoded by the coding sequence ATGGAATTAGAGAATAACGCTAGTAGTACTGTGTTTCACTTCATAAGTGAGATGAATGAATGGGAAAGATTTTGCAATCTTGTAGCGCAAGATAAGTCTTTATCATATGATGAACAGTATACCTTACAAAAGGAGAGACTCTTGCATATATTTAATCTATACTGCAAGAAAAGCAAAAGAAAAAGTGGAAGGCCAAATACAATCTCTTATGGCTTTGAGGGAACCTATGAGTATGACCCTCATGAGGAAGTTATCGTAACAGTAGAGGGAAGTAAACCTCGTGAGGGAAAGTTTTTGGTATATACCTTAAGAGAAAGACCACTCAATGAGAGATTTCTATACACTGTATCTTTTTCGGAGGGGCACTGGTTGATTGAAAGCAAGAAGCGATATGTGGAGAGTAAAGATATTTGGTCTCCTGTATCTCTTTAA
- a CDS encoding imm11 family protein, producing MYRLQQQSDMDFVPCHIRNRQRQEELYEFLVGDKEGLLQYSPVLIADNRLTLESIQKLDYLESFLPAPIFSERAKMRIEKIVGEDVVFYPCKINLKGELLQFYLAKIFRKLPILDVENSPFRTLSNGRKIPTYPYKFTSQDLEFTLARDCYYPSLFVVSSRLQKEMCGLSLDLVPLI from the coding sequence ATGTATAGACTTCAGCAACAAAGTGATATGGATTTTGTGCCATGTCACATCAGGAATCGCCAAAGGCAAGAAGAGTTATATGAATTTTTGGTAGGTGATAAGGAAGGACTTCTCCAGTATTCTCCAGTTCTGATCGCCGATAATAGATTGACATTGGAGTCCATCCAAAAGTTGGACTATCTCGAAAGTTTTTTGCCTGCTCCGATTTTCTCAGAACGAGCAAAAATGAGAATTGAAAAAATTGTAGGAGAAGATGTTGTCTTCTATCCTTGTAAAATAAATCTTAAAGGAGAGTTATTGCAATTTTACCTGGCTAAGATCTTTCGAAAGCTTCCAATATTAGATGTGGAGAATAGTCCATTTCGCACCTTATCCAATGGAAGAAAAATTCCCACATATCCTTATAAGTTTACCTCGCAAGATTTAGAGTTCACGCTCGCAAGAGATTGCTACTACCCTTCATTATTTGTTGTGTCTTCCAGGTTGCAAAAAGAAATGTGTGGTTTGTCTTTAGATCTAGTTCCATTAATCTGA
- a CDS encoding SMI1/KNR4 family protein, translated as MKERMQFSYSINLLMEEYSRMEHFYIETPFLMLKKRLQHAGHWLFFRVSELEIPSRLISLTKSSRDKEAYLLSFANDSSGNIYCIEEGSGKVFYIHHEEEECVTEVAPSFLLFCENIKGEMR; from the coding sequence TTGAAGGAAAGAATGCAGTTCTCTTATTCTATAAATCTTTTGATGGAGGAGTATTCCCGGATGGAGCATTTTTATATAGAGACTCCTTTTTTAATGTTAAAAAAACGACTACAACATGCTGGACATTGGCTGTTTTTCAGAGTTTCTGAGTTGGAGATTCCCTCTCGCCTTATCTCGTTGACAAAAAGCAGTAGAGATAAAGAAGCATATTTGCTTTCATTTGCGAACGATTCTAGTGGAAATATCTACTGTATAGAAGAGGGCAGTGGAAAAGTTTTTTATATCCACCACGAAGAGGAAGAGTGTGTGACGGAAGTTGCCCCGTCATTTCTTCTTTTTTGTGAAAACATCAAAGGTGAAATGAGGTAG
- a CDS encoding cyclopropane-fatty-acyl-phospholipid synthase, which yields MDENKVLEKLSWITQSKLAPQPVTQEYKERIYRFFENYVHFLQDNGFTTREILRKGEKATDESQITIGDLTEQGFKFYAFGILKWIAKYDRAKDKDKAIGDFSFIERKLKEFRESHGG from the coding sequence ATGGATGAAAACAAAGTACTGGAGAAGTTGAGCTGGATAACTCAATCTAAATTAGCACCACAGCCCGTAACTCAGGAATATAAAGAACGAATATATCGTTTCTTTGAAAATTATGTTCACTTTTTGCAAGACAACGGGTTTACCACAAGGGAGATCCTAAGAAAAGGAGAAAAAGCTACCGACGAATCACAGATAACAATTGGAGATTTAACCGAACAAGGCTTCAAGTTTTATGCTTTTGGCATTCTTAAATGGATTGCTAAGTATGACCGAGCTAAAGACAAAGACAAAGCGATTGGAGATTTCTCTTTCATAGAGAGAAAACTCAAGGAATTTCGAGAAAGCCATGGTGGCTAA
- a CDS encoding histidinol phosphate phosphatase, giving the protein MANKPLQFVVVERKLNVGKNAGKLVQIAKPTGRHRIDFRNFCERVAKSTTFNRQEVEAVLNYATEIAKDIVANGDIVEFGDLGTLMPSFKSKAVEQGTKFNANVHIEKPVVLLQPSKKYFTLTGVSYEQTEAKPSKAAKPKASEPAPKPKDESHNSGL; this is encoded by the coding sequence ATGGCCAACAAACCATTGCAATTCGTAGTCGTCGAGCGCAAGCTCAATGTCGGCAAAAACGCAGGAAAACTCGTCCAGATCGCCAAGCCTACGGGCCGCCATCGCATCGACTTCCGCAACTTCTGCGAGCGTGTCGCCAAGTCCACCACCTTCAACCGCCAGGAGGTCGAGGCCGTCCTGAACTACGCCACCGAGATCGCCAAGGACATCGTCGCCAATGGCGATATCGTCGAATTCGGAGATCTCGGCACGCTGATGCCTTCGTTCAAGAGCAAAGCTGTCGAGCAGGGCACCAAGTTCAACGCCAACGTCCACATCGAGAAGCCCGTCGTGCTGCTCCAGCCCTCCAAGAAGTACTTCACGCTCACGGGTGTCAGCTACGAGCAGACCGAGGCAAAGCCCTCCAAAGCGGCCAAGCCCAAAGCAAGCGAACCCGCGCCTAAGCCCAAGGATGAGTCCCACAACAGCGGGCTATAA
- a CDS encoding NADAR family protein — translation MEVYNVTAVNLFTCESLPVTFSVWDDEEVDASCLKVESSFCSLTASGEHLFEVFKILRDQLLQDGWGLLCYGAAVNAHASPMMSACDKVYMLTPFYQAKMEDVVCLFDFYDVRSFVDSKAQEAFYNVWGEQVRFHKLTPFYHTAHPFSQWHKVSFFDGKHRFSSAEQYMMFQKAILFGDNQTAMQILKTSNPRKQKQLGREIQGFNQSTWDEEKKSIVYKGNYLKFTQNAELLETLLATQGTLLVEASPTDTIWGVGMELDTPELYIPSKWKGENLLGFILTQLREDILNKREV, via the coding sequence ATGGAAGTATATAATGTTACAGCAGTAAACCTATTTACGTGTGAAAGTCTACCTGTTACTTTTTCCGTATGGGATGATGAAGAGGTGGATGCAAGTTGCCTAAAGGTCGAAAGCTCATTCTGTAGCCTTACAGCTTCTGGAGAGCATCTCTTTGAGGTCTTTAAAATTCTAAGGGACCAGTTACTTCAAGATGGCTGGGGGCTACTATGCTATGGCGCGGCTGTCAATGCTCATGCATCCCCAATGATGAGTGCTTGTGATAAGGTTTATATGCTTACACCCTTTTATCAAGCAAAAATGGAGGATGTCGTTTGCTTATTTGATTTTTATGATGTTAGATCATTCGTAGATAGTAAGGCACAAGAAGCCTTTTATAATGTTTGGGGGGAGCAAGTGCGCTTCCACAAACTCACACCCTTTTATCATACAGCTCACCCCTTCTCTCAATGGCATAAAGTCTCCTTTTTCGATGGAAAACACAGATTTAGTTCAGCAGAGCAATATATGATGTTCCAAAAAGCAATTCTATTTGGAGACAATCAAACAGCGATGCAGATACTCAAAACTTCAAATCCAAGGAAGCAGAAACAACTGGGTCGAGAGATACAGGGGTTTAACCAAAGCACTTGGGATGAAGAGAAGAAGAGCATTGTATACAAAGGGAACTATCTAAAGTTTACCCAGAATGCTGAATTGCTTGAAACTCTGCTTGCTACTCAAGGTACGCTACTTGTAGAAGCAAGTCCTACTGATACGATTTGGGGAGTTGGGATGGAGTTAGATACCCCAGAATTGTATATCCCGTCTAAATGGAAGGGCGAAAATCTCCTTGGGTTCATCTTAACTCAATTGAGAGAGGATATACTGAACAAAAGAGAGGTGTGA